The Engystomops pustulosus chromosome 4, aEngPut4.maternal, whole genome shotgun sequence genome contains a region encoding:
- the LOC140125667 gene encoding proto-oncogene Mas-like yields MESGNTSRSFLTETPYWNNDTILFKPVFNIIISPITIVMSLLGMVGNGLVVWYLSFKIKRTTSSIYVLNLAVADSAFMLFALVFHIFALIFALIPNLESQYEDGHVINLIGVIILSCLFCYNTSLCLLAAISIERCLSVLFPIWYHCNRPRHTSSIVCTLIWIVSCILCALEFAFCYNINYNRKGILKESSRECKVVFIIICCFSFVIFIPSMTVSSFILLIKVWASSQHRQLKKLYVIIAVTVLFFLVFGMPMRVLLLVWYKHHAVPSFLMMDLFALFCTINSCINPFTYFLVGRHGQGGKITLLSIMQAVFRDDWNNSRRDLRKPTEETVT; encoded by the coding sequence ATGGAATCAGGGAACACAagtagaagtttcctgacagaaACACCATACTGGAATAATGATACCATATTGTTCAAACCAGTATTCAACATCATAATCTCACCAATAACCATAGTCATGTCATTATTGGGCATGGTGGGCAATGGTCTTGTAGTCTGGTATCTCTCCTTTAAGATTAAGAGAACCACTTCCTCCATTTATGTTTTAAATCTAGCCGTGGCTGACTCAGCTTTTATGCTGTTTGCAttagtttttcatatttttgcaCTCATTTTTGCCCTGATACCAAATCTAGAATCACAGTATGAGGATGGACATGTTATCAACTTGATAGGTGTAATAATTCTTTCTTGTCTTTTTTGCTACAACACTAGTTTATGTCTTCTGGCAGCTATAAGTATAGAAAGATGCTTGTCTGTTCTCTTTCCCATATGGTATCATTGCAATAGGCCCAGACACACGTCCTCCATTGTATGTACTCTAATATGGATCGTGTCGTGTATTCTTTGTGCCCTTGAGTTTGCATTTTGTTACAATATAAACTACAATCGTAAGGGTATACTTAAGGAGTCCAGCAGGGAATGTAAAGTAGTCTTCATCATAATttgttgttttagttttgtcataTTTATACCATCCATGACAGTTTCAAGTtttattttgctcattaaagTATGGGCAAGTTCTCAGCATCGTCAGCTTAAGAAGTTATATGTTATTATTGCAGTGACAGTCTTATTTTTCCTCGTCTTTGGAATGCCCATGAGAGTGTTATTGCTTGTATGGTACAAACACCATGCTGTTCCATCCTTTTTGATGATGGAcctttttgctttgttttgtacCATTAACAGCTGCATAAATCCATTTACCTACTTCCTGGTTGGCCGTCATGGCCAAGGTGGGAAAATTACACTTCTTTCAATTATGCAGGCAGTTTTTAGAGACGATTGGAATAATTCCAGGAGGGACCTAAGAAAGCCAACAGAAGAGACCGTAACGTGA